In Synergistota bacterium, one genomic interval encodes:
- the mgtE gene encoding magnesium transporter, with amino-acid sequence MEGIEAIENRDWKRAKDILSSWSAPDIAELFREIDPKDRPLALRLLPPDLQADVFFELDGSVQEYILKALPDEHVRSIVNELDPDERTRIFERLSPRLLRRLLNLLSAEERREALQLLGYPENSVGRLMTPDYVAIKRGWTVSKALEHIREWGKDSETIDIVYVVDDGWRLLDDIPIRKLLLADPNQVVESIMDFEVVSITADQDQEEAIKLARRYNLIALPVTDSEGHLLGIVTVDDLLDVIQEEHTEDFVKYSAIEAPPESIELLTNIKEAPIKKILRSRLTWLIILLVMDFVTGSIISSFEETIAKYIVLVTFLPVLVDTAGNAGSQAATLVIRALALETVRLKDWLYLFGRELVIASILGILMGLGISVMGIIRSGSLKVCLVVVTSMIINVIAGSLVGVLLPFIFVKFKKDPASASTPLITTLADIIGTGVYLGVASIILGV; translated from the coding sequence ATGGAAGGGATTGAGGCTATTGAAAACAGGGATTGGAAACGAGCCAAGGATATATTATCATCATGGTCGGCACCTGATATTGCGGAGCTTTTTAGGGAGATCGATCCTAAAGATAGACCTCTAGCTTTAAGACTTTTGCCTCCAGATCTTCAAGCAGATGTTTTCTTTGAGCTTGATGGAAGCGTGCAGGAGTATATATTAAAGGCTTTACCTGATGAACACGTTAGGTCTATAGTTAACGAGCTTGATCCTGATGAGAGGACAAGAATTTTTGAACGTTTGTCTCCAAGGCTCTTAAGAAGGCTTTTGAATCTTCTCTCTGCTGAGGAAAGAAGGGAAGCGCTCCAGCTCTTAGGTTATCCGGAGAACAGCGTTGGTAGGTTGATGACACCTGATTATGTGGCTATTAAACGGGGTTGGACGGTAAGCAAAGCTTTGGAACATATTAGAGAGTGGGGAAAGGATTCGGAAACGATAGATATAGTTTATGTGGTAGATGATGGATGGCGTTTGCTCGACGATATACCCATAAGGAAGTTGCTTTTAGCAGATCCCAATCAGGTTGTTGAGTCTATAATGGACTTTGAGGTAGTTTCTATCACTGCTGATCAAGATCAGGAGGAAGCTATAAAGTTAGCAAGGAGATATAACTTAATAGCTTTACCCGTTACTGATTCAGAGGGGCACCTTTTAGGTATAGTTACTGTAGATGACTTATTAGATGTTATTCAGGAGGAGCATACTGAAGATTTTGTTAAATATTCTGCTATAGAAGCTCCTCCTGAGAGTATAGAGCTTTTGACAAATATAAAGGAAGCTCCTATAAAAAAGATATTGAGGAGTAGACTTACTTGGCTTATCATACTTCTGGTTATGGATTTTGTTACAGGTAGTATAATAAGCTCGTTTGAAGAGACTATAGCAAAATATATAGTTTTAGTCACCTTTCTCCCAGTTTTGGTAGATACCGCAGGTAATGCTGGTTCGCAAGCGGCTACGCTTGTTATAAGGGCTCTTGCTCTCGAAACGGTGCGTTTAAAAGACTGGTTGTATCTTTTTGGAAGAGAACTTGTGATTGCAAGTATATTAGGAATATTAATGGGTTTGGGAATTTCTGTAATGGGCATAATTAGGAGTGGAAGTTTAAAGGTATGTTTGGTTGTAGTTACTTCAATGATCATAAACGTTATAGCTGGTAGTCTTGTTGGGGTTTTATTACCCTTTATATTTGTCAAGTTTAAGAAGGATCCAGCTTCTGCAAGCACGCCTCTTATAACTACTCTTGCAGATATAATTGGTACAGGGGTATATCTTGGTGTGGCTAGTATAATACTTGGAGTGTGA
- a CDS encoding arsenate reductase ArsC, translating into MSKKRVLFVCTHNSARSQMAEGFLNAIYGDIYEAYSAGTKPSRVNPYAIKVMAEIGIDISHHRSKGLEEFLGEEFDYVVTVCDSARDSCPFFPGGKEYIHKGFEDPSQAVGSEEEIINKFREVRDDIKRWIESFFAEKDKG; encoded by the coding sequence ATGTCAAAAAAGAGGGTTTTATTTGTATGTACTCATAATTCTGCCAGGTCTCAAATGGCGGAAGGTTTTCTTAATGCTATTTACGGGGATATTTATGAAGCTTATAGTGCTGGAACTAAACCATCCAGGGTTAATCCTTATGCTATAAAAGTCATGGCTGAAATTGGTATAGATATTTCTCATCATCGTTCTAAAGGTTTAGAGGAGTTTTTAGGGGAGGAGTTTGATTATGTTGTAACCGTATGTGATAGTGCCCGGGATTCTTGTCCATTTTTCCCAGGGGGTAAGGAATATATTCACAAGGGATTCGAAGATCCGTCGCAGGCTGTTGGGAGCGAAGAGGAGATTATTAATAAGTTTAGAGAGGTTCGTGATGATATAAAAAGATGGATAGAAAGCTTTTTCGCTGAGAAAGATAAGGGATAA
- a CDS encoding class I SAM-dependent rRNA methyltransferase produces the protein MKKRVIITEKAEQKLRKGFLWIYDNEILKIEGEPSPGDIVSIHNANRSFLGKGYINPRSKITIRILTRKDEEINRDFLKNRIVNAWEYRQKIINSDSFRVVFSEADLLPGLIVDKFKDILVLQILTLGVERFKEQIADVLNEIFNPRGIYERNDISTRELEGLPQVKGFLKGPFETQLEIEENGLRILVDVENGQKTGYFLDQNENRKALKGLVEGAEVLDAFCYTGGFSLHALKYGAKNVVAIDSSKKAIELAKENAKLNGFENKIEFIEDNAFDILRKFHKSRKTFDVVILDPPSFVKSQKNLEGAIKGYKEINLRAMKILRDGGFLITCSCSHHITPTLFQQIIESAAVDANKILRLVELRYQSKDHPILLSHPETLYLKCGIYQVLKKP, from the coding sequence ATGAAAAAAAGAGTTATAATTACAGAAAAAGCAGAGCAAAAACTAAGGAAAGGTTTTTTATGGATTTACGATAACGAAATATTAAAAATAGAAGGAGAACCTTCGCCTGGGGATATAGTTAGCATACACAATGCTAACAGAAGCTTTCTTGGAAAAGGATATATAAACCCAAGGTCCAAAATAACTATAAGAATTTTAACAAGAAAAGATGAAGAAATAAACAGGGATTTTTTAAAAAATAGAATTGTTAACGCATGGGAATATAGACAAAAGATCATCAACTCAGACTCTTTCAGAGTTGTTTTCAGTGAGGCAGACCTCCTACCGGGACTAATAGTAGACAAGTTCAAGGACATACTGGTCTTACAAATTCTTACCCTAGGAGTAGAAAGATTTAAGGAACAGATAGCAGATGTTCTAAACGAAATCTTTAACCCGAGAGGCATATATGAGAGAAATGATATATCAACAAGGGAATTGGAAGGTTTACCGCAAGTTAAGGGCTTCCTGAAGGGTCCTTTTGAAACCCAACTGGAAATAGAAGAAAACGGCCTCAGAATATTAGTAGATGTTGAAAATGGGCAGAAAACCGGCTATTTTCTTGATCAAAATGAAAACAGAAAAGCCTTAAAGGGATTAGTGGAAGGAGCAGAAGTGCTAGACGCCTTCTGCTATACAGGGGGCTTTTCACTACATGCCCTTAAATACGGAGCTAAAAACGTGGTAGCTATTGATTCCTCGAAAAAAGCTATAGAGCTCGCTAAAGAAAACGCCAAGCTCAATGGTTTCGAAAATAAAATCGAATTTATAGAAGATAACGCTTTTGATATATTGAGGAAATTCCATAAGAGCAGGAAAACGTTCGATGTTGTGATCCTAGATCCTCCTTCCTTCGTAAAATCACAGAAAAACTTAGAGGGAGCTATAAAAGGGTACAAGGAGATAAACTTGAGAGCCATGAAAATATTAAGGGATGGGGGATTCTTAATAACTTGTTCTTGTTCCCATCATATAACTCCCACGCTATTCCAGCAAATTATAGAATCAGCAGCAGTTGATGCAAATAAAATTTTACGTCTTGTTGAATTAAGATATCAGTCAAAAGATCACCCCATTCTTCTATCTCATCCGGAAACACTCTATCTTAAATGCGGAATATACCAGGTTCTTAAGAAACCTTAA
- the aroA gene encoding 3-phosphoshikimate 1-carboxyvinyltransferase — protein sequence MKAVVRVSSLRGIASVPGSKSHTIRGVVIGTLTEGETIIRKPLYSEDTLSAVRACKLYGAEIELKQDHWVIRGVGRNLKVPDDVVNVGNSGTTIYFMTGVAGLLEGWSVLTGDYQIRRRPIEELLTALRSLGATAFRTRENVDAPPVVVRGIMKGGKAQLDGKFSQFLSSLLIATPLVNGKTCIEVRDPKEKPYIKMTLEWLKRTGIRLNYDPELKFFEVEGPQDFKPVDFLIPSDWSSLSFFIVAAVVTSSEIRFENVDLSFTQADSVLLDILMGMGADLKVNFSDNSILVGGGRDLRAFEVDCSNSPDLFPILTVLGCFAKGESSIRGLDTIRFKETDRVAVMIEELSKMGARIGLREGVLFINGAGGLRGSEVNSHGDHRIAMALTVAGLFADGETTVNDVDCVSVSFPNFFTLMTDLGANVKVE from the coding sequence ATGAAAGCTGTTGTAAGGGTAAGTAGCTTAAGGGGAATAGCTTCCGTTCCTGGTTCTAAAAGTCATACCATAAGGGGAGTAGTGATAGGAACTTTGACGGAGGGAGAAACAATAATAAGAAAGCCCCTGTACAGTGAGGATACTTTATCTGCAGTTAGGGCTTGTAAGCTTTACGGAGCTGAAATTGAGCTTAAGCAAGATCATTGGGTTATTCGTGGTGTTGGAAGGAACTTAAAGGTACCTGATGATGTCGTTAATGTAGGTAACTCTGGTACCACTATATATTTTATGACAGGGGTGGCGGGACTTCTTGAGGGTTGGAGCGTTCTAACTGGGGACTATCAGATTCGGAGAAGACCGATAGAGGAGCTTTTAACTGCCTTAAGATCGTTAGGCGCGACGGCTTTTAGAACAAGGGAGAACGTGGATGCTCCTCCCGTGGTAGTTAGAGGTATCATGAAGGGAGGAAAAGCTCAGCTTGATGGTAAGTTTTCCCAGTTTCTTTCATCCCTTTTAATAGCTACGCCTCTTGTAAATGGTAAAACTTGTATCGAGGTAAGGGATCCTAAGGAGAAACCTTACATAAAGATGACGCTTGAATGGCTTAAAAGGACAGGTATTAGGTTAAACTATGATCCGGAGTTGAAGTTTTTCGAGGTCGAGGGTCCACAGGATTTTAAGCCTGTGGATTTTCTCATACCTAGCGATTGGAGCTCTTTATCTTTCTTTATAGTTGCTGCGGTTGTGACTAGCTCTGAAATCAGGTTTGAAAACGTTGATCTTTCCTTTACACAGGCTGACTCTGTGTTACTGGATATACTTATGGGCATGGGAGCGGATTTGAAAGTGAACTTTTCAGATAATTCAATACTGGTTGGAGGGGGAAGAGATCTGAGAGCTTTTGAGGTTGATTGTTCAAATAGTCCTGACCTCTTTCCTATATTAACCGTTTTGGGTTGTTTTGCGAAAGGCGAGTCGTCAATAAGAGGTCTTGATACTATTAGGTTTAAGGAGACGGATAGGGTTGCTGTTATGATTGAGGAGCTTTCTAAGATGGGAGCTCGTATAGGTTTAAGAGAAGGAGTTCTATTTATAAATGGAGCTGGAGGCCTCAGGGGATCTGAGGTTAATAGTCATGGAGATCATAGAATTGCAATGGCTTTAACTGTAGCTGGGTTGTTTGCTGATGGTGAGACCACGGTTAATGATGTAGATTGCGTTTCAGTATCATTTCCAAATTTCTTCACCTTAATGACTGACTTGGGAGCTAATGTAAAAGTTGAATGA
- a CDS encoding tripartite tricarboxylate transporter permease, translating to MVSIADFFTLKFFALVFVGSLLGLVVGALPGLTVTMATALLVSITMPWPMVDALAVIMGVYVVGVYAGAISAVLINIPGAPSSVATTFDGFPLARQGKAKTALYAAAIHSFIGSIIGLIILLTVAKPVTKIALAFTPFDYFLFALFGLTMVGSLTSRSFLKGLISATIGVILSLVGMDPVFGVGRFTFGSTSLLSGINIVPALIGLFGFSEVLIQISQKGLGTIAEKIVKERVDLWEIIKHWRLSIQSSLIGTFIGALPGVGGPIAALMAYDAAKRTVKRPSKPFGEGAIEGVIASEAANNACIGGALIPMLTMAVPGDAVTAVMLAAFYVHGLRPGPTLFIQTPELFYAVVIGGFVGAFAVLILAVSLAPLLARVVTVPKCFLLPSVSVLCVIGAYAVNNSLFETSLMLLFGVLGFIMRMKDYAVAPLVLGLVLGNMMDFNLRKAVALAQTSDNFWLALVYRPITLVLILMLLFWLAFNLRGIKVFRGEGR from the coding sequence ATGGTAAGTATAGCTGATTTTTTTACCCTTAAGTTTTTCGCTTTGGTTTTTGTAGGTTCCTTATTAGGATTAGTTGTAGGGGCATTACCAGGGTTAACTGTGACTATGGCCACGGCGCTTCTTGTTTCTATAACCATGCCGTGGCCCATGGTTGATGCCCTTGCGGTTATAATGGGAGTTTATGTCGTTGGAGTTTATGCGGGTGCGATTTCTGCCGTTTTGATAAACATCCCGGGAGCTCCTTCCTCAGTGGCAACGACCTTTGATGGCTTTCCCCTGGCTAGACAAGGTAAGGCTAAAACTGCTCTTTATGCTGCTGCGATTCACTCTTTTATTGGAAGCATAATAGGTTTAATTATTCTTCTTACAGTGGCTAAACCTGTAACGAAGATCGCTTTAGCCTTTACCCCTTTTGATTACTTTCTTTTTGCTCTGTTTGGACTTACTATGGTTGGTTCCCTCACTTCGAGGAGCTTTTTAAAAGGTTTAATAAGTGCAACTATAGGGGTGATCTTGAGTTTAGTAGGTATGGATCCTGTTTTTGGTGTTGGTCGATTTACATTTGGTTCTACAAGCCTCCTTAGTGGTATCAATATAGTTCCAGCGCTTATAGGGTTATTTGGTTTTTCTGAAGTTTTGATCCAGATATCTCAGAAAGGTCTTGGAACTATAGCTGAGAAGATAGTTAAGGAAAGGGTTGATCTTTGGGAGATAATAAAGCATTGGCGTTTGTCTATACAGTCTTCATTGATTGGAACCTTCATTGGGGCCTTGCCTGGTGTGGGCGGACCTATCGCTGCTTTGATGGCCTATGATGCTGCTAAAAGAACCGTTAAGAGGCCATCTAAGCCCTTTGGAGAAGGAGCTATAGAAGGGGTAATTGCAAGCGAGGCAGCAAATAATGCATGTATAGGAGGAGCTTTAATACCTATGTTAACTATGGCTGTTCCTGGAGATGCTGTAACTGCTGTTATGCTAGCTGCCTTTTATGTTCATGGATTGCGTCCTGGCCCAACGCTTTTTATTCAGACGCCAGAATTATTTTATGCCGTAGTTATAGGTGGTTTTGTGGGTGCTTTCGCTGTTTTGATTCTAGCAGTTTCTTTAGCTCCTCTTTTGGCTCGTGTCGTTACCGTACCTAAGTGTTTCCTTTTGCCAAGCGTTTCCGTTCTCTGCGTTATTGGAGCATATGCAGTTAATAATAGCCTTTTTGAAACTTCGTTAATGCTTTTGTTTGGTGTACTTGGTTTTATTATGAGAATGAAGGATTACGCTGTTGCCCCTCTTGTATTAGGATTAGTTCTTGGAAACATGATGGATTTTAACTTAAGGAAAGCTGTTGCCCTTGCTCAAACCAGTGATAATTTTTGGTTAGCGCTGGTTTATAGGCCTATTACTTTAGTTCTAATACTTATGCTGCTCTTTTGGCTGGCTTTTAATTTGCGTGGTATTAAAGTTTTTAGGGGAGAGGGGAGATGA
- a CDS encoding tripartite tricarboxylate transporter TctB family protein produces the protein MEGVLFLIISLFIIYHALSLHSFGEWALSPGLFPLILGVVLLILSVFLLRKTYGVKKAERGSVSDWKTTLLSIVLCMGYILSLPILHFNLSTIVYSFLFLLILGVRNILILTILPIGLTASIYYTFGVLLRVVLP, from the coding sequence ATGGAGGGAGTACTTTTTCTAATTATCTCACTTTTTATTATATATCACGCTCTTTCTCTTCATTCTTTTGGAGAGTGGGCTCTTTCACCTGGCCTTTTCCCGCTAATTCTAGGTGTTGTACTTCTGATACTTTCCGTTTTCCTTTTGAGAAAAACTTATGGAGTAAAAAAGGCTGAAAGGGGAAGTGTTAGTGATTGGAAAACTACGCTGCTTAGTATAGTTTTATGCATGGGTTATATTTTATCTCTTCCTATTCTTCACTTTAATCTTTCTACCATTGTTTATTCTTTTCTCTTCCTCTTAATTCTGGGGGTTCGAAATATCCTGATTTTAACTATCCTTCCAATTGGGTTAACTGCATCTATTTACTATACCTTTGGTGTTTTGTTAAGGGTGGTGCTTCCTTAG
- a CDS encoding tripartite tricarboxylate transporter substrate binding protein, which translates to MKRLLVLMLFIVLFSSPAFGAFPEQPITLVVPWSAGGVTDTVARAFAPIFEKHLGKPVVVLNKPGASGGVGTEFVYSKPADGYTVLFSAETPGSFRVMGISKLSFNDFDPLIMMVYDTKVIAVSSKSPYNKIEDLIADIKARPGKVRMSYSGPGASGHIQGLLLRKVGLDVALIPFGGGQEAMLAVLGGQVEFTSPNTAPALGYVASGDMRILAVWSDKPVEAFPGVPPITQVIPELKKYFPLEFPNCLLVKKGTPEDVKQVLLKAAKAAVNDPQWLEFVKKVHYVTMHHLEGQAVLNYWKHWESVVSWLLYEAGVAKHSPEEFGIPKP; encoded by the coding sequence ATGAAGAGGCTTTTGGTATTAATGCTTTTTATCGTGCTTTTCTCTTCGCCAGCTTTTGGAGCCTTTCCAGAGCAGCCTATAACTTTAGTTGTTCCTTGGAGCGCTGGTGGAGTTACTGATACGGTAGCTAGGGCATTTGCACCCATATTTGAGAAACATTTAGGAAAGCCTGTTGTGGTTTTAAACAAACCTGGAGCCTCTGGAGGAGTCGGAACGGAATTCGTTTACTCCAAACCGGCTGATGGTTATACTGTTCTGTTTTCGGCTGAAACTCCTGGAAGCTTCCGTGTAATGGGTATAAGCAAGTTAAGCTTTAACGATTTTGATCCCTTGATTATGATGGTTTATGATACTAAGGTTATAGCGGTTTCCTCTAAGTCTCCATATAACAAAATAGAGGATCTGATAGCAGATATAAAGGCACGTCCTGGAAAAGTTCGTATGTCTTACTCTGGACCTGGTGCAAGTGGACACATTCAAGGGTTACTTCTTAGGAAAGTTGGTTTGGATGTTGCTCTTATCCCCTTCGGTGGAGGGCAAGAAGCAATGCTTGCTGTTTTAGGCGGACAGGTCGAGTTTACTTCTCCTAATACGGCTCCCGCTTTGGGGTATGTTGCCTCTGGGGATATGAGGATTTTAGCAGTCTGGTCTGACAAGCCTGTGGAGGCTTTTCCTGGGGTTCCTCCTATAACTCAAGTGATTCCTGAGCTTAAAAAATATTTCCCATTGGAGTTTCCAAACTGCTTGTTAGTTAAAAAGGGAACGCCGGAGGATGTTAAACAGGTTCTGCTAAAGGCTGCAAAAGCTGCAGTTAATGATCCTCAGTGGCTTGAATTTGTTAAGAAGGTCCACTATGTTACTATGCATCATCTTGAAGGACAGGCGGTCTTGAATTACTGGAAGCACTGGGAATCTGTTGTGTCCTGGCTGCTTTATGAGGCTGGTGTAGCTAAGCATAGTCCTGAGGAGTTCGGTATACCTAAACCTTGA
- a CDS encoding ATP-binding protein, whose amino-acid sequence MVFQSVSDNEEFKLVILKEEKRELIDKIFGFKGETPRVNVNTIFLLIPIESERLALKNTIRDYLACEYIKNENLNLSDEQKREVEERLKTLGGTLGDQLRRAYRNIFIPGKSEKEDLGLPTVGEKRALNILVYDALKREGNILEAIDPIVIKERLLGDKDYVSTKNILDSSYRTPGALRFANKEVLVDGIKRAIEGKILGLGELRGNEIVLNYYGEGQNPEICFKEEEILIKKEICEQKVKERKNKIEPKSPEVESSLKIEEKDRYIGFPDKSKSVIKEPEGTLSLGISKKDRVKLKFKLPEGRASDVMKIISFLRQKFNMVEIRIRAEEGEINESDYEMKVKEAFTQLGIEFEDE is encoded by the coding sequence GTGGTCTTTCAATCTGTTTCTGATAACGAAGAGTTTAAGCTTGTAATTTTAAAAGAAGAGAAAAGGGAGTTGATTGATAAGATATTTGGATTTAAAGGTGAAACTCCAAGAGTAAATGTAAACACGATATTTTTATTAATTCCCATAGAAAGTGAGCGCTTAGCCTTAAAAAATACGATAAGGGACTATTTAGCCTGTGAGTATATAAAAAATGAAAACTTAAATCTTTCCGATGAGCAAAAGAGAGAAGTGGAAGAGAGGTTGAAAACTTTGGGAGGAACTTTAGGGGATCAGCTTAGAAGAGCTTATAGAAATATTTTTATACCTGGAAAGAGCGAAAAGGAAGATTTAGGATTACCTACTGTAGGAGAAAAAAGAGCTTTAAATATATTAGTATATGATGCTCTGAAAAGAGAAGGTAACATACTGGAAGCTATTGATCCAATAGTTATAAAGGAAAGGCTTTTAGGTGATAAAGATTATGTATCTACTAAAAATATTTTGGATTCCAGCTATAGAACGCCAGGAGCACTGAGATTTGCCAATAAAGAGGTTTTGGTTGATGGAATTAAAAGGGCTATTGAAGGGAAGATCTTAGGGCTTGGGGAGCTTCGTGGTAATGAGATTGTTTTAAACTATTATGGAGAAGGACAAAATCCAGAGATATGCTTTAAAGAAGAAGAGATCCTAATAAAGAAAGAGATATGTGAACAAAAAGTAAAAGAAAGAAAAAATAAGATCGAACCAAAAAGCCCTGAGGTAGAATCCTCCTTAAAAATTGAGGAAAAGGACAGATATATAGGGTTTCCTGATAAATCAAAATCAGTGATAAAAGAGCCTGAAGGGACTTTATCTTTAGGTATATCCAAGAAAGATAGAGTGAAGTTAAAATTTAAACTTCCCGAAGGAAGGGCTTCAGATGTTATGAAGATAATATCTTTTTTGAGACAGAAGTTTAATATGGTGGAGATCAGGATAAGGGCGGAAGAGGGAGAAATAAACGAAAGTGATTATGAGATGAAGGTAAAGGAGGCATTTACTCAACTTGGAATAGAGTTTGAGGATGAATGA
- a CDS encoding DUF2075 domain-containing protein → MFKPLVLVDTIKSFLKESNQSILLRLFEGIYNVSGEYPSLEEKRAWEGALLHVRKLFKNLNGDLFFAMEYKLPMSNERIDLIIFGKNSLGKPVALIFELKGWNRIEEISENIVKANGQIYQHPRIQLLNYIGKLKYCHSSAVNFNIFGVGWLYNSLSENISSRCSEILITRDPGKILNYIKENISGVLEEEVVQSFINGEYIQSTLLLNAIRENFEILRKGAYESLCARGFGPSEEQIKIIEEIINELKSNNKLCYIISGLPGSGKSYVAVLLLLKVFSEIGDNCSNLAILSYRNNRLINTIRKIFFECAPGLDSVIKFYSTGRNNGLAEGDPYYPHFKLVIYDEAQRMTKENIRVAMQRGDITVFFFDENQILNAEEEGWRENFINTAKELDIPYKEIVLKGIYRVQGGALYHQFIEKLLVNPKDIVFPRLTNYELKVFSNIEDFISYLKKKGEKKHKIAIIASFTESPGDRKNKTEKSEKNLRVGYPLYSGFERYKNKNVFIYWLMDEKIQYPNFWLGGESNKLTHCASIYGVQGFEADYIGLIWGRDLVWRETEWTLGDSCEDTIGRPSLRVIFNKAKKGDMDSKKLAMKLLINRYRIFLTRGVLGTYIYCEDDETLGFLKKIIQNNH, encoded by the coding sequence ATGTTTAAGCCATTAGTATTAGTTGATACCATAAAAAGTTTTTTAAAAGAAAGCAACCAAAGTATTTTATTAAGATTATTTGAAGGAATTTATAATGTTTCTGGAGAATACCCTAGTTTGGAGGAGAAAAGAGCATGGGAAGGAGCATTATTGCATGTTAGGAAATTATTTAAAAATCTTAACGGGGATCTTTTTTTTGCTATGGAATATAAACTTCCAATGAGTAATGAGAGAATTGATCTTATAATATTTGGGAAGAATAGTTTAGGAAAGCCTGTTGCATTGATATTTGAACTGAAAGGTTGGAATAGAATCGAGGAAATTAGTGAAAATATTGTGAAGGCAAATGGGCAGATATATCAGCATCCACGAATTCAGTTACTTAATTATATAGGTAAATTAAAATACTGTCACTCATCAGCAGTAAACTTTAATATATTTGGAGTTGGATGGCTTTACAATTCTCTTTCTGAAAACATTAGTTCAAGGTGTAGTGAAATACTAATAACAAGAGATCCGGGTAAAATATTGAATTATATTAAAGAAAACATATCTGGAGTATTAGAGGAGGAAGTAGTTCAGTCTTTTATAAATGGGGAGTATATTCAATCTACATTGTTGTTAAACGCTATAAGAGAAAATTTTGAAATTTTGAGGAAAGGAGCCTATGAATCTCTCTGCGCAAGGGGGTTTGGTCCATCTGAGGAGCAGATAAAAATAATAGAAGAGATTATTAATGAGTTAAAAAGTAATAATAAATTGTGTTACATAATAAGTGGGCTACCTGGTTCAGGTAAATCTTATGTTGCGGTTTTACTTCTTTTGAAGGTTTTTAGTGAGATTGGAGATAATTGTTCTAATCTTGCTATTCTTAGTTATAGGAATAATAGGCTTATAAACACTATTAGGAAAATATTTTTCGAATGTGCACCTGGTCTTGATAGTGTTATAAAATTTTATTCTACTGGTAGAAATAATGGTCTTGCTGAAGGGGACCCTTATTATCCTCATTTTAAGCTGGTGATTTATGATGAAGCGCAGAGAATGACTAAAGAGAATATAAGAGTTGCAATGCAGCGAGGGGATATTACTGTTTTTTTCTTTGATGAGAATCAAATATTAAATGCAGAAGAAGAAGGTTGGAGAGAAAACTTTATAAACACAGCTAAAGAGCTAGATATACCTTATAAAGAAATAGTTCTAAAAGGAATATATAGGGTGCAAGGAGGAGCTTTATATCATCAATTTATTGAAAAGCTTTTGGTTAATCCTAAAGATATAGTTTTCCCACGACTGACTAATTATGAATTAAAAGTATTCTCAAATATTGAAGATTTCATTTCCTATTTGAAGAAGAAGGGAGAAAAAAAACATAAAATAGCTATTATAGCATCTTTTACTGAATCTCCAGGGGATAGAAAGAATAAAACTGAAAAAAGTGAGAAAAACCTGCGAGTTGGATATCCTTTATATAGCGGATTTGAAAGGTACAAAAACAAAAATGTGTTCATTTATTGGCTTATGGATGAAAAGATTCAGTATCCCAATTTTTGGCTTGGGGGAGAAAGTAATAAGCTAACTCATTGTGCCTCAATTTACGGAGTTCAAGGTTTTGAAGCTGACTATATAGGACTAATTTGGGGAAGGGATTTAGTTTGGAGAGAAACTGAATGGACTTTAGGGGATAGTTGTGAGGATACAATTGGTAGGCCTAGTTTAAGGGTAATTTTTAATAAAGCTAAGAAGGGAGATATGGATTCAAAGAAGCTTGCAATGAAATTGTTGATAAACAGGTATAGAATATTTCTTACACGAGGGGTACTAGGCACTTATATATATTGTGAAGATGATGAAACTTTGGGTTTTCTGAAAAAGATAATTCAGAACAATCATTAA